A section of the Ignavibacteriales bacterium genome encodes:
- a CDS encoding CHAT domain-containing protein translates to MNYITKAEEYLSKDNYSTALNYYKKAISRAEGELSLSALYYKSAYCCYQLNTLEEGIRLIDKGFACLKLLPSADRDKCKMDLLRLKSTIYHNKGEFNSSINCALEAEKVLLNGNYFYPIELSQIYNTLANLYSGFQDFQKSVKYRFQSIRLVETNHPDETELLGVYYNNLAVTFAKISYRFNYELIEYGNHNYLKYYKKALFYLSRNLSLLNRNLIATISDNIAVHYLKSGNFKKAHYYFTKSLKEYRKLQDYKPHTYHIPYLYLNMGIYYTDKKNYKKAQEYFCKSLKLRLKQFGNKNSLLIRIYSLLGESYYLDGKLDTALSTFQKALNILNIGNPIRSWFKNPDIENITFFPEISDVLFKKALTLKAIFAKNNDIRYLITAYDCFLRLSRLKDNVRKNLSDEESKVILSANSNSIFQQAIDTLLTLSDKTSDPVYFQKAFEFAEKNKGLILLENINELKARESSGIPDEIRERERSLKNEISFYKKKIFDEKRNKNGVDRVRLSTFESELFSAKKALEKVVKDIEKNYKQYYDLKYNYDTATVEEIQNIIDHDEAVIEYFLGEKFIFVFKITKTEFSVNRIDKSKSFDTKLKKFRNCLSLSANCISDNLINFSRLSHYLYKVLLKDFICDDDSIRRLTIIPDGLLNYIPFETLITKKPGVTGSSFRSLAYLLEKYDIRYSYSATLLVNNTKKVKKRKQIKVLAFAPSFKKRDNTLKKADVLRSELCNLKWNVKEIRNVKKYFNGDVYINKKASKKDFLKNAGHYPIIHLATHGIVEDTNPMFSKIAFTSDNTSIDEGYLHTYELYNLRLNSELTILSACDTGYGKLVKGEGVMSIARGFLYAGSRSIMMSLWQVSDFATCKVVNYFYEGLSKGMEKDEALRKAKIKYIRSSDNIKSNPAYWAPFVLIGDAHRL, encoded by the coding sequence GTGAATTATATTACAAAAGCTGAAGAATATCTTAGCAAAGACAATTATAGTACAGCATTAAACTATTACAAGAAGGCTATATCCAGAGCAGAAGGAGAATTATCGCTTTCCGCTTTGTATTATAAGTCAGCTTATTGTTGCTATCAATTAAATACTCTCGAAGAAGGGATTAGATTGATTGACAAGGGATTCGCTTGTCTAAAATTACTTCCTTCTGCTGATAGAGATAAGTGCAAAATGGATCTCCTAAGACTCAAGAGTACAATTTACCATAATAAAGGAGAGTTTAATAGCTCGATCAATTGTGCATTGGAAGCTGAAAAGGTTTTATTGAACGGTAACTACTTTTATCCAATAGAACTTTCGCAAATTTACAATACGCTTGCAAACCTTTATTCTGGGTTTCAGGATTTTCAAAAGTCGGTAAAATATCGGTTCCAGTCAATTAGGCTGGTCGAAACGAATCACCCTGATGAAACCGAGCTATTAGGGGTTTATTATAATAATCTGGCTGTAACATTCGCTAAGATCTCTTATAGATTTAACTACGAATTGATTGAATATGGTAACCATAACTATTTAAAATACTATAAGAAAGCTCTGTTTTATCTTAGTAGAAATCTTTCGCTACTAAATAGAAACCTGATTGCTACTATTTCTGATAATATTGCTGTCCATTATTTGAAATCCGGAAACTTTAAAAAAGCTCATTACTATTTTACTAAATCTCTGAAGGAATATAGAAAGTTACAAGATTATAAACCTCATACTTATCATATCCCTTATCTTTATTTAAATATGGGAATTTACTACACTGATAAGAAAAATTATAAAAAAGCTCAAGAATATTTTTGTAAATCCCTAAAACTAAGGCTCAAACAGTTCGGTAACAAAAACTCTCTACTGATTAGAATATATAGTCTCTTAGGCGAAAGTTATTATCTAGATGGAAAGCTTGACACGGCACTTTCCACTTTTCAGAAGGCATTAAACATTTTAAATATTGGAAATCCTATAAGATCCTGGTTCAAAAATCCTGATATTGAAAATATTACTTTCTTTCCTGAAATTTCTGATGTACTCTTTAAAAAAGCTTTAACATTAAAGGCAATTTTTGCAAAAAACAACGACATCAGATATTTAATAACCGCTTATGACTGTTTTCTGCGATTGTCGCGACTGAAAGATAATGTGAGGAAAAACCTTTCTGATGAAGAGTCAAAAGTCATATTATCTGCAAACAGTAATTCAATCTTTCAGCAGGCAATTGATACTTTATTGACATTATCCGATAAGACTTCCGATCCTGTTTATTTTCAAAAAGCATTCGAATTTGCCGAAAAGAATAAAGGACTGATACTGCTGGAAAATATAAATGAGCTAAAAGCAAGAGAGTCATCAGGTATTCCGGATGAGATCCGGGAAAGGGAAAGAAGTTTAAAAAATGAGATTTCTTTCTATAAGAAAAAAATATTCGATGAAAAAAGAAATAAAAATGGAGTAGATAGGGTTAGATTAAGTACCTTTGAGAGCGAGCTATTTTCAGCTAAGAAAGCTTTGGAAAAAGTTGTAAAAGATATTGAGAAGAACTACAAACAATATTATGATTTGAAATATAATTATGATACCGCAACTGTTGAAGAGATCCAAAATATTATTGACCATGATGAGGCAGTTATAGAATATTTTCTTGGAGAAAAGTTCATCTTTGTATTCAAAATAACTAAGACCGAATTTTCTGTTAATAGGATTGATAAAAGTAAGAGTTTTGACACTAAGTTAAAAAAATTCCGTAACTGTCTCTCTCTTTCTGCTAATTGCATTAGTGACAATCTAATTAATTTTTCCCGTTTGAGCCACTATTTATATAAAGTACTTCTAAAGGATTTTATATGCGATGACGACAGTATTAGAAGATTAACTATAATTCCGGATGGTTTACTAAATTATATCCCGTTTGAAACTCTAATAACAAAAAAACCCGGCGTTACCGGAAGTAGTTTTAGGAGTTTAGCTTATTTACTCGAAAAGTATGATATCAGATATAGCTACTCTGCAACCCTATTGGTTAATAACACTAAAAAAGTTAAAAAAAGAAAACAAATAAAAGTTCTTGCTTTTGCGCCTTCTTTTAAGAAAAGGGATAATACATTAAAGAAAGCCGATGTCCTGCGCTCTGAATTATGTAATCTAAAATGGAATGTTAAGGAGATTCGTAATGTTAAAAAATATTTTAATGGTGATGTATATATAAATAAAAAAGCATCAAAGAAAGATTTTTTAAAGAATGCCGGGCATTATCCGATTATTCACCTTGCGACACATGGCATTGTAGAAGATACAAACCCCATGTTTTCAAAGATCGCTTTTACATCTGATAATACATCCATTGATGAAGGATATCTTCATACCTATGAGCTTTACAATTTAAGATTGAACTCTGAGCTTACTATACTCAGCGCCTGCGATACGGGGTATGGAAAACTTGTAAAAGGGGAGGGGGTAATGAGTATAGCTCGGGGGTTTTTATATGCGGGAAGCCGGAGTATTATGATGAGTCTGTGGCAGGTTAGTGACTTTGCCACATGTAAGGTAGTGAATTACTTTTACGAAGGTCTATCGAAAGGTATGGAAAAAGATGAAGCACTGCGCAAGGCAAAGATAAAATATATTAGATCATCCGATAATATCAAATCAAATCCAGCCTACTGGGCGCCCTTTGTTCTGATAGGGGACGCACACCGCCTTTAG
- the mutL gene encoding DNA mismatch repair endonuclease MutL, with protein sequence MSGTIKILPQALSNKIAAGEVVNRPESVVKELVENSIDAGATDISVIIKDAGKSLIQIVDNGSGMIEEDAIMSFQRHSTSKIYSYDDLEAINTLGFRGEALASICSISQVEMKTKTAGDDVGTLIRVEGNEVTEVTKTTTPIGTSIAVKNLFYNTPGRRNFLKSNQTEFKHIYETFVRLAISHPEISFSFWNNDERIFDLPKAELLDRLSDIFTNEFTDSLIPVAHGNQLIKISGFIAKPNFTKKTKQDQFFYLNSRYFTSKNLNFAVYKGYDHLIEKGNYPSFFLFIGTDPKKVDVNVHPSKLEVKFEEEGAVFGFIVNAMRNALKDADLTFEIGFGSYDETPEKSESFFHKSHGNEAKITSMGNHSSGGGFTQKKDATIHSIFEASKQAEEKEEDILDSEKQANVFEHSPKSETERFNIWQFQKKYIMCQTETGVLIIDQHAAHERILYERALLWLESQSSFSQQLLIPIQVKLTKIDLKIAEGLKKELSNLGFNFKILPDDIIELYGLPSDVKVGDENKIFQQLIDQYKEYELKLNLEKRDNLAKSFACRSAIKANDALTQKEMLALVDNLFSAKMPYVCPHGRPTMIRITTEELDKRFSRS encoded by the coding sequence TTGAGCGGAACTATAAAAATATTACCACAGGCATTATCTAATAAAATAGCTGCGGGCGAGGTAGTGAACAGGCCGGAATCCGTTGTGAAGGAGCTGGTAGAGAATTCCATCGATGCCGGAGCGACGGATATCAGTGTTATAATAAAAGACGCCGGTAAGTCTCTGATACAAATCGTGGATAACGGTTCCGGAATGATTGAGGAAGATGCCATAATGAGCTTCCAGAGGCACTCCACAAGCAAAATATATTCCTATGATGACCTGGAAGCGATTAATACGCTGGGATTCAGAGGTGAGGCACTGGCATCAATATGTTCAATCTCGCAAGTAGAAATGAAGACAAAGACAGCCGGAGATGATGTCGGAACGCTGATACGCGTCGAAGGAAACGAAGTAACGGAAGTCACAAAGACCACTACTCCAATAGGAACTTCTATCGCCGTAAAGAATTTATTTTACAATACACCGGGCAGAAGGAATTTTCTTAAATCAAACCAGACGGAATTTAAACATATATACGAAACTTTTGTAAGGCTGGCGATATCTCACCCGGAAATATCATTTTCATTCTGGAACAACGACGAAAGGATATTCGACCTTCCAAAAGCGGAACTCCTCGATAGACTGAGTGATATATTCACAAATGAATTCACCGATTCTCTCATCCCGGTAGCACACGGAAACCAGCTTATAAAGATAAGCGGATTTATTGCAAAGCCGAATTTCACAAAGAAGACAAAGCAGGATCAGTTCTTTTACCTCAATAGCAGGTATTTCACAAGCAAGAACCTGAATTTCGCCGTATATAAAGGGTATGACCATTTAATCGAGAAAGGAAACTACCCATCATTCTTTTTATTCATCGGTACCGATCCTAAGAAGGTGGATGTGAATGTACACCCGTCAAAATTAGAGGTAAAATTCGAGGAAGAGGGCGCGGTATTCGGGTTTATTGTGAACGCTATGCGAAACGCATTGAAGGATGCGGACCTTACTTTTGAGATAGGTTTCGGTAGTTACGATGAGACACCAGAGAAGAGTGAATCGTTCTTTCATAAAAGCCATGGAAACGAAGCCAAGATAACCTCGATGGGAAACCATTCGAGCGGAGGCGGATTTACGCAGAAAAAAGACGCGACGATACACTCAATATTTGAAGCATCTAAGCAGGCAGAGGAGAAAGAAGAGGATATACTCGATAGTGAGAAACAGGCAAACGTATTCGAGCACTCGCCAAAGTCGGAGACAGAGAGATTTAATATATGGCAGTTCCAAAAAAAATACATAATGTGCCAAACGGAAACAGGCGTACTGATAATAGATCAGCATGCGGCTCACGAAAGGATACTGTATGAGAGAGCTTTGCTGTGGCTGGAATCACAATCGTCTTTTTCACAGCAGTTACTGATACCGATTCAGGTGAAACTCACCAAGATAGATCTTAAGATCGCAGAGGGATTGAAAAAGGAATTGAGCAATCTAGGATTTAATTTTAAAATACTTCCGGACGATATTATAGAGTTATATGGATTGCCGTCGGACGTAAAAGTAGGAGATGAGAACAAGATATTCCAGCAATTGATAGACCAGTACAAGGAATATGAGCTGAAGCTAAACCTGGAAAAGAGGGACAACCTTGCAAAGTCCTTCGCATGCAGGAGCGCGATAAAGGCAAATGATGCTCTGACACAAAAGGAAATGCTGGCTTTGGTGGATAATTTATTCTCGGCAAAGATGCCGTATGTATGTCCTCACGGACGACCGACGATGATAAGGATAACGACAGAAGAACTCGATAAGAGGTTCAGCAGGAGCTAA
- the ftsY gene encoding signal recognition particle-docking protein FtsY, with protein sequence MSIFDKLKQGLTKTKEDLFGKVNRLINAKSKIDDEFIEELEEIFLSSDMGYDTAEILIENIRSRAKEDKFEDSAELNELIRDEIKKVLTDNLSEFNTFSFNTDKKPFVVMIVGVNGVGKTTSVGKLAYNFKNAGKSVLIGSADTFRAAANEQLETWAKRADVEILQKPDAKDPASVAFDTINMAKEKNIDVVLVDTAGRLHNKSHLMDELNKVMRVMKKVIPDAPHEIFIVIDATTGQNGLNQAKEFSKALNGLTGLILTKLDGTAKGGIVMKISKEMGIPVRFIGVGEQIDDLQIFDKEKFVKALFEEKETSSHNN encoded by the coding sequence ATGTCGATATTCGATAAACTAAAGCAGGGACTGACTAAAACCAAGGAAGACCTTTTTGGAAAGGTTAACCGGCTTATTAATGCAAAGTCAAAGATAGATGATGAGTTCATAGAGGAGCTGGAGGAGATATTCCTTTCGTCCGATATGGGATATGATACAGCGGAAATCCTGATAGAGAATATTAGATCAAGAGCTAAAGAAGACAAATTCGAAGACAGTGCGGAGCTAAATGAACTGATAAGGGATGAAATTAAAAAAGTTCTCACCGATAACCTCTCGGAGTTTAACACATTTTCATTTAATACGGATAAGAAACCGTTTGTGGTTATGATAGTAGGCGTGAATGGCGTTGGTAAAACGACATCCGTGGGTAAGCTGGCATATAACTTTAAGAATGCAGGGAAAAGTGTACTGATCGGATCAGCTGATACATTCAGGGCTGCGGCAAATGAGCAATTAGAGACGTGGGCAAAAAGAGCTGATGTGGAAATACTCCAGAAGCCGGATGCAAAGGACCCGGCATCGGTGGCATTCGATACGATAAATATGGCTAAAGAAAAAAATATAGACGTAGTGCTGGTAGATACAGCAGGAAGGCTTCACAATAAGTCTCATCTCATGGATGAACTTAACAAAGTTATGAGGGTGATGAAGAAAGTCATACCTGATGCTCCGCATGAAATATTTATTGTAATAGACGCAACCACCGGGCAGAACGGCCTAAACCAGGCGAAAGAGTTCTCGAAAGCATTGAACGGCTTGACGGGATTGATACTCACCAAGCTGGACGGAACTGCAAAGGGCGGTATAGTAATGAAGATAAGCAAGGAGATGGGTATCCCGGTAAGATTCATCGGTGTCGGGGAGCAGATAGATGATCTGCAGATATTCGATAAAGAAAAATTCGTAAAAGCATTGTTCGAAGAAAAAGAAACAAGCAGTCATAATAATTGA
- a CDS encoding acyl-CoA dehydrogenase family protein yields the protein MDFKLTEQQLEVQKLARDFAQNEIAPTVMKYDEAQEFPMDIAKKLGEIGFLGIIFPEEYGGSNFSMMEYAIIIEEISKVDPSLGLTIASHNGLCTNHIYSFASEELKKKYIPDLASGAKLGAWGLTENVSGSDAAGMATTAVKENGHYILNGSKLFITQGAVGETAVVMAVTDKEKGSKGISTFILEKGWDGFKVGKKENKLGMRASDTAELIFENVKVPAENLVGNEGEGFIQAMKILDGGRIAIAALSLGIAEGAFEASLKYAKERKQFGKSLSEFQGIQFKLSDMATDIEAAKLLVYRAATDRDEGRPINLSAAMAKYFASEIATTATNEAIQIHGGYGFMKEFPVEKLYRDVKLMTIGEGTSEVQKMIIARNVLELF from the coding sequence ATGGATTTTAAGTTAACAGAACAGCAACTCGAAGTGCAGAAGCTCGCGAGGGATTTTGCGCAAAACGAGATAGCTCCCACTGTAATGAAGTACGACGAAGCGCAGGAATTTCCGATGGATATTGCCAAAAAGCTCGGCGAGATTGGGTTTTTGGGCATTATTTTCCCGGAAGAGTACGGCGGTTCGAATTTTTCAATGATGGAGTACGCTATAATAATCGAAGAAATTTCCAAAGTGGATCCGTCACTGGGATTAACGATCGCTTCACACAACGGTCTATGTACGAATCACATTTATTCATTTGCAAGCGAAGAACTAAAGAAGAAATATATTCCTGACCTTGCTTCAGGCGCGAAACTCGGAGCCTGGGGACTTACCGAGAATGTCTCTGGAAGCGATGCGGCAGGTATGGCAACAACCGCAGTGAAAGAAAACGGACATTATATTCTAAACGGAAGTAAGTTATTCATCACGCAGGGAGCAGTTGGCGAGACAGCAGTAGTAATGGCAGTAACAGATAAAGAAAAAGGAAGCAAAGGTATTTCCACATTCATATTAGAAAAAGGATGGGATGGTTTTAAGGTCGGAAAAAAAGAGAACAAGCTCGGCATGAGAGCTTCAGATACCGCCGAGTTGATATTCGAGAATGTAAAAGTGCCCGCAGAGAATTTGGTCGGTAACGAAGGTGAAGGGTTTATACAGGCGATGAAGATACTCGACGGCGGAAGGATAGCAATCGCGGCATTGTCACTGGGTATTGCAGAAGGCGCTTTCGAGGCTTCGCTTAAATATGCGAAAGAAAGGAAGCAATTCGGGAAGTCATTATCGGAATTCCAGGGAATTCAGTTCAAGCTGTCAGACATGGCAACGGATATAGAAGCGGCAAAACTTTTAGTTTACAGAGCAGCAACCGACAGGGATGAAGGAAGACCGATAAATCTTAGCGCGGCAATGGCGAAGTATTTCGCGTCAGAGATTGCAACAACAGCAACTAACGAGGCGATACAAATTCACGGCGGATACGGATTTATGAAGGAATTTCCTGTAGAGAAACTGTACCGGGACGTAAAGCTGATGACAATCGGTGAAGGTACATCGGAAGTTCAGAAGATGATCATAGCAAGAAACGTGCTGGAATTGTTTTAA
- a CDS encoding orotate phosphoribosyltransferase, producing MTGEEVLEIFKKSGSYLEGHFVLTSGDHSPHYFQKSKVFQYPEYNSAFAEAIVEKFKDKKIDKVVAPATGAIVLGTEVGRQLGVPNVYAERENGVMSLRRGFEIKEGENILIVEDIVTTGGSVKEVVEMVEKMKGNIVGIGLIIDRSNGKVDFGYDTQALATVDVVKFHPDEVPDWLAEIPITTPGSRYL from the coding sequence ATGACAGGTGAAGAAGTATTAGAAATTTTTAAGAAGTCGGGATCGTACCTGGAGGGGCATTTCGTGCTGACCTCAGGGGATCACAGCCCGCATTATTTCCAAAAGTCGAAGGTATTTCAATACCCGGAATATAACAGCGCATTTGCCGAGGCGATAGTGGAGAAGTTCAAAGATAAGAAGATAGATAAGGTGGTGGCTCCGGCTACCGGCGCAATTGTGCTTGGCACAGAGGTAGGAAGGCAATTGGGAGTACCCAATGTTTACGCTGAGAGGGAGAATGGCGTGATGTCGCTGAGGAGAGGATTCGAAATAAAGGAAGGTGAGAACATCTTAATTGTCGAGGATATTGTTACTACAGGGGGAAGCGTGAAAGAGGTAGTAGAGATGGTGGAAAAAATGAAAGGCAACATTGTTGGAATAGGACTCATAATAGACAGAAGCAACGGTAAGGTAGATTTCGGGTATGATACGCAGGCTTTAGCAACTGTAGATGTTGTAAAATTTCATCCCGATGAAGTACCTGACTGGCTTGCCGAAATTCCAATTACTACTCCCGGAAGCAGGTATTTATAA
- a CDS encoding glutamate racemase → MKQKFTSRSPIGVFDSGIGGLTVAKSIFRLLPNENIIYLGDSARLPYGTKSKETIILYSIECLKFLLKKKVKLIVIACNTSSAISVPFLSKITTVPVLGVINPGASAATQTTKNHKIGVIGTRATINSEAYQKQIKKLDKKAKVFSQNCSLFVQLAEDGWTDNEIAELTAKEYLTDIKKSGIDTMILGCTHYPILRDTIQKTMGAKINLIDPGEETAKEVKKVLSERNLLNKQKKNGYHKFFVTDFPVNFKSISERFLGKKISEIKKVKLT, encoded by the coding sequence TTGAAGCAGAAATTTACCTCCAGGAGCCCCATCGGAGTATTTGATTCAGGAATTGGCGGATTAACAGTGGCAAAGTCAATATTTAGGCTCCTACCTAATGAGAACATTATATACCTGGGGGATTCAGCGAGACTCCCCTACGGCACCAAATCAAAAGAAACAATCATACTATATTCAATAGAATGCTTAAAGTTTCTCTTGAAGAAGAAAGTCAAACTTATAGTAATTGCTTGCAATACATCGTCTGCAATTTCCGTACCATTCCTAAGTAAGATAACTACAGTACCGGTATTAGGTGTGATCAATCCGGGAGCATCGGCAGCTACGCAAACTACTAAAAATCATAAGATTGGGGTGATAGGTACAAGAGCTACTATAAATAGCGAAGCCTATCAGAAGCAAATAAAGAAGTTAGACAAAAAAGCTAAAGTATTTTCACAGAACTGCAGTTTATTTGTACAATTAGCTGAAGATGGGTGGACTGATAACGAAATAGCGGAATTGACAGCAAAAGAATATCTTACGGACATTAAAAAAAGCGGTATCGATACTATGATTTTGGGGTGTACACACTACCCTATACTACGAGATACTATTCAGAAGACAATGGGAGCTAAAATAAACCTTATAGATCCGGGTGAAGAGACGGCAAAAGAGGTAAAAAAAGTCCTTTCAGAAAGAAATCTATTGAATAAGCAAAAAAAGAACGGTTACCACAAGTTTTTTGTAACGGACTTCCCGGTGAATTTTAAGAGTATCAGTGAGAGATTCCTAGGAAAGAAGATCAGCGAAATCAAAAAAGTAAAACTTACATAA
- a CDS encoding T9SS type A sorting domain-containing protein — translation MKRNYSLIFRSALLSLILLFSFSVTDSNAQNFAALGTGVNGVTVRAVVVYNGNLIVGGDFTTASGLSVNRIAMWNGTSWSALGSGMNGDVRALQVFGNDLYVAGNFTTAGGNSANRIAKWNGSSWTNLGLGLSGAAEVLEVHNSTLYVGGTFATAGGITVNNIASWNGTAWSGLGAGTNSTVSALRSFSNELYVGGTFTTVGGVPVGRIARWNGSNWNTVGSGVITGSAVYCFEQLGSNLVIGGFFTNIGGATSENIASWNGSSFSNMASGVTGGSVRAMTLYLGELYIGGLFTGIGGGGSLSRIGRWNGSSFTALGTGTSSDVRTLGVFDANLILGGSFTNAGPNTVNRVAKWGSIPVAPTLVSPSNGAVGVSPTPLMEWGAVTNAFDYRIQISNDPNFGSFVVNEAGVDAAEYQVGSGALNGSTVYFWRVNARNGMGTSPFSTIFFFTTTITGIVNVSSQVPERYGLFNNYPNPFNPSTKIKFDIPASNGTSNVRLSIFDASGREVSTLINSQISPGSYEFEFNAKDLTSGVYFYRLTAGNFVETKKMMLVK, via the coding sequence ATGAAAAGAAATTACTCATTAATTTTTAGATCTGCTCTACTCAGCCTGATACTACTGTTTTCTTTTTCGGTCACTGATTCCAATGCGCAAAACTTTGCAGCGCTTGGAACAGGAGTAAACGGTGTTACGGTGAGAGCAGTTGTAGTTTACAACGGGAACCTTATTGTCGGAGGCGATTTCACAACTGCAAGCGGCCTGTCGGTTAATAGAATTGCAATGTGGAATGGTACAAGCTGGTCTGCGCTTGGCTCCGGTATGAACGGTGATGTAAGGGCATTACAAGTTTTTGGAAACGATCTCTACGTAGCTGGTAATTTTACCACTGCAGGCGGCAACTCCGCTAATAGGATCGCAAAATGGAATGGTTCGTCTTGGACCAACCTTGGACTCGGACTCAGTGGTGCTGCTGAAGTTCTAGAAGTCCACAATAGTACTCTCTATGTAGGCGGTACATTTGCAACTGCTGGAGGTATTACTGTAAACAACATAGCCTCATGGAATGGAACTGCCTGGTCAGGACTTGGCGCAGGCACAAACTCTACCGTGAGCGCTCTTAGATCTTTTAGTAACGAACTTTATGTTGGTGGTACTTTTACTACCGTCGGTGGTGTTCCTGTTGGCAGGATCGCCCGGTGGAATGGTAGTAACTGGAATACAGTCGGATCGGGTGTTATTACCGGGTCTGCTGTATATTGCTTTGAACAGCTTGGTTCTAACCTCGTTATTGGTGGTTTCTTCACCAATATAGGCGGTGCTACCTCTGAAAACATTGCCTCTTGGAATGGATCTTCATTCTCAAATATGGCTTCTGGTGTTACAGGCGGTAGTGTGAGGGCTATGACCCTTTACCTTGGTGAGCTTTATATTGGAGGTTTATTTACGGGTATTGGCGGTGGTGGTTCTTTAAGCAGAATTGGAAGATGGAATGGTTCATCGTTCACTGCTCTTGGAACTGGTACAAGTTCTGATGTTAGAACTCTTGGTGTCTTTGATGCAAACCTCATTCTTGGGGGATCGTTTACTAATGCTGGACCCAATACTGTAAATAGAGTGGCAAAATGGGGAAGCATCCCTGTTGCACCAACTCTGGTAAGTCCTTCTAACGGTGCTGTCGGTGTTTCACCTACTCCGCTTATGGAATGGGGTGCTGTTACAAACGCCTTTGATTACAGGATTCAGATTTCTAATGATCCTAACTTCGGGTCGTTTGTGGTAAATGAAGCTGGTGTCGATGCCGCGGAATATCAGGTTGGTAGCGGAGCATTAAATGGAAGCACGGTTTATTTCTGGAGAGTGAATGCAAGGAACGGAATGGGTACGTCTCCGTTCTCTACTATATTCTTCTTCACAACTACGATAACAGGTATCGTGAATGTTTCTTCTCAAGTGCCGGAGAGATACGGACTCTTTAATAACTATCCGAATCCGTTCAATCCTTCTACTAAGATAAAATTCGATATCCCTGCATCTAATGGTACTTCAAATGTCAGGCTTTCCATATTCGACGCTTCAGGTAGGGAAGTTTCTACCCTGATAAATAGTCAGATTTCGCCGGGAAGCTATGAGTTTGAATTTAATGCAAAAGATCTGACAAGTGGTGTTTACTTCTACAGATTAACGGCTGGCAATTTTGTCGAAACTAAGAAGATGATGCTCGTAAAATAA
- a CDS encoding T9SS type A sorting domain-containing protein, translated as METLKFTILGLLLGLTSLSYSQSPVNMYETFESGAIPQGWNLTGFFVDNTMSHTIGGTYSARSSQGAPPQNNYLRSPKFSVNAGERIELRFFALRTGGGQDPWSSVRIKGATLDYSFDTVVISNTTWQAFNLSLENVPVSDSVYIYFYCNTNPGSQRAIFDDISIVKSVIVAGLPSEPTALTALANSSTNINLSWADNSTNETNFIIERRMEGSAVWNVIDTVGENIVTYSDNPLNANTIYHYRVYANNIAGNSPYSNIASDTTFAVTGIISNSNTPAEYNLYNNYPNPFNPSTKIKFDLPNNANVKLLVYDINGREVASIINKGLLAGSYEYNFDAAALSSGIYFYSLITDSFIDTKKMILIK; from the coding sequence ATGGAAACATTAAAATTTACAATTTTGGGTTTGCTGTTAGGGTTAACTTCATTGAGCTACTCTCAGTCACCGGTAAATATGTATGAAACCTTCGAGAGTGGTGCTATTCCCCAGGGTTGGAACTTAACTGGATTTTTTGTTGATAATACTATGAGCCATACCATTGGGGGAACATACAGCGCGAGGAGTTCGCAGGGAGCGCCTCCGCAAAATAATTATCTGAGATCGCCAAAGTTTTCCGTTAACGCCGGAGAAAGAATTGAGCTCAGATTTTTTGCATTAAGGACAGGTGGTGGTCAGGATCCGTGGAGCAGTGTGAGGATCAAAGGAGCAACCTTAGATTACTCATTTGACACAGTTGTTATATCCAACACTACATGGCAGGCATTTAACCTCAGCCTGGAAAATGTTCCGGTTAGTGATTCGGTCTATATTTACTTTTACTGCAATACTAATCCCGGAAGTCAGAGAGCAATATTCGATGACATTTCCATTGTAAAGTCTGTTATTGTCGCAGGCTTGCCGTCTGAACCTACTGCGTTGACTGCCCTTGCCAATTCATCTACTAATATTAATTTGAGCTGGGCTGATAATTCTACTAATGAAACGAATTTTATCATTGAAAGACGGATGGAGGGAAGCGCTGTTTGGAATGTTATTGATACCGTTGGTGAAAACATTGTCACATATTCCGATAATCCTTTGAATGCTAATACGATATATCACTATAGAGTATACGCTAATAATATTGCAGGTAATTCACCTTACTCGAATATAGCCTCGGATACTACCTTTGCTGTAACGGGTATAATCTCTAATTCCAATACGCCTGCTGAATATAATCTGTATAATAACTATCCTAATCCGTTTAATCCATCGACCAAAATTAAGTTCGACCTTCCCAATAATGCCAATGTTAAGCTGTTGGTTTACGATATCAATGGCAGGGAAGTCGCTTCTATAATTAATAAAGGTCTTTTGGCAGGCAGTTATGAATATAATTTCGATGCCGCGGCTCTATCGAGTGGAATATATTTCTATAGTCTGATTACGGATAGTTTTATCGATACAAAGAAAATGATTTTAATAAAATAA